The following nucleotide sequence is from Psychroserpens sp. Hel_I_66.
ATTTTTATTAAATCGATTTGCTTGATATCATTTTGTTCAATAAAATTTTTAAGTGTATCTGCCTTAACTGTGTTTTTAATGAAATTACGAGAGGTTTTTTTAGTTCCCGCATTTCCTTCTCCAGCTAAATTATGCGTTATGTATTTGTATTTTAAACTTTCTACTTCATAAAAATCAATTTTACCTGTGGTGTTTGAAAGTGCTAAATCAATTGGCTTTATCTGTTTAGAGAAGTTATTTAGCTCTATGTTTTTGGTCAAAAAATATTTTGGACCGTATGCTGGCTCAAAGGCAAAAACTTTCATTTTGGGATTAGATTTCACCCCAAGTAATGAATAATAGCCAATGTTTGATCCAATGTCTAAAAAGCTGTTGGTATTTTTAGAAAGCTCTTCGAAAAGTTCAGAATACTCAAATTGTTTATACCCGTTCCAAAACAATAGTTGTGTGAGATAGCTTGTTTGGTTTGTTGCCAATTTAATTAATCCCGAGTTGGTTTTTAATTTTAAAATTCCAGATGGCGGAATCTTTATTTTATTGGGCAAAACAGGAGATATGAATTTGTTTAAATTCCGAAGAAAAAAATTAAAAATAGGATTGTAGATAATTCTATATAGTAGTTGCAATACGTTATGATTTACTGCTTATAAACAATAGCATTAATGTTCATACCTGCACCAACACTAGCAAATAAAATAACATCTCCTTTTTTGATTTCTTGATTTTCAAGTTGGCCTTTTAAAATCATATCATATAAGGTTGGTATGGTGGCAACACTAGAGTTACCAAGTAAGTTAATGGTCATTGGCATAACGCCTTCTGGCATTGGTAAACCATGAAGTTTGTAAAAACGCTTTACAATGGCTTCGTCCATTTTTTCGTTGGCTTGGTG
It contains:
- a CDS encoding FkbM family methyltransferase, with translation MQLLYRIIYNPIFNFFLRNLNKFISPVLPNKIKIPPSGILKLKTNSGLIKLATNQTSYLTQLLFWNGYKQFEYSELFEELSKNTNSFLDIGSNIGYYSLLGVKSNPKMKVFAFEPAYGPKYFLTKNIELNNFSKQIKPIDLALSNTTGKIDFYEVESLKYKYITHNLAGEGNAGTKKTSRNFIKNTVKADTLKNFIEQNDIKQIDLIKIDTEGTEVDILKSGKEYIQQFQPIIICETLFNAIEDQLEDFFDELNYDFYNHDDAGLRKVKTIKRNQDDGIRNCFFVPKSKTKLISKFVQN